In Phaseolus vulgaris cultivar G19833 chromosome 3, P. vulgaris v2.0, whole genome shotgun sequence, the sequence CAAAGTGGCAGATTTAGAGGCTGCAAAAAAGGCGGAAGCGTCTAGGATGGAGAACCTCGAGAAGAGATCGGCAAATCGGGAGATTCTCCTTGGGAAGGTCGAGAAGGAAAGGGACAATGCTCGTGCCGAGCTCGCCGAAGCTCGCGGGGAGGTCAAAAAGatcgctgcagagctggcccaagcTCGGGACGAAGGCAAAAAAGCCGCTGAAGAACTCGCTCGAGCTCGTGAGGAAACGGAAGAGCTGAAGAAGCAAACACACGAGCTCGAGCAGAGCACTGCCCAAGTCCTCACCGTCGGGTTTGACGCCGCTCTGGAGCAAGTAGCATGTCAGTACCCAGAGCTCGACCTTTCAATGGTGTCGATcagcaacgaggtggtggatgggaagattgtaCCCTCTAAAGACTAGCTACCTTCCTCCATCACCTCTTCTTTGTAAAAACTTTTATCTGTAATGACGCTGCTTATGTAATTGTTTTTATATGCATGCAAACTTGAATTGCCACTTCTTATACGGTTTTCACTTCCCGTATATCGTCTTTCTATTTACTTTGCACGCTCTTACCTTTATTTGTTGTGTGGTTTACCAACATAACTGGTGAAGTTTACTCAAACGAATTAACTCAGCAATATTCGAGCCTCACCTTTCGCACACTGCTTCGATCTTGAATAAActgttaatcttataacaacttatgaaactgttaactcaaagtaaacttgagcaactattaactCTTTAGCGATGACATTTAATATAACTTGTGAACTCAAGGCGACAAACCTTAACATAAGTTACTTACTAGGCAGTAGGTTTTAACTCAAACTAGTAtcaaaatacagtttacctgatctgcccagCAAAGTGAGCCCTTATTCTTATCATCACCTGGAACTCTTCTGATCGTcgtagggttctggcgatgtgacCTTTCTTACCTTCATAACTtgaccattgttccctcatctagggggtagaggcgcctttcgaatccttctctacctccctgtgtttcagaacaatgagctggatagtgaggtgttctctttgaacctacttTAGTTATCTTTTtaacttctttcacccttcacgccatacctgaactcgttcaagacgagaaggattttatctatcttcacaccgcctacaagcgtggaagctttCTCTGCTATTACtgagtcaatattgatgtttcacttaaagggggaaaaggcgttttccttcccttcccaccgtttaaggtcacgaacacccctgacctttcagttcatcttgcctgaactcactctgaggtgagaaggactttttctggtgcctcagcttgtccagggtgtacatctcctcccccctggacgTGCCGAGGACctttaatcttgcctctatctgcttgtgcagagaggtcttttgatctgttcttgcctgcactggctcaaaggcgaggaggacttctttctgttctcgcctgcactggctcaaaggcgaggaggacttcttcttgcCTGcattcgctcaaaggcgaggaggacttttctctttctcgcctgcactcgctccaaggtgaggaggacttttccttgcctgcactcgctcaaaggcgaggaggactttttctcttctcGTCTGCACTCGCttaaaggcgaggaggacttcttcttgcctgcactcactcaaaggcgaggaggacttttctctttctcgcctgcactcgctcaaaggcgaggaggactttttctcttcttgcctcaagacgcacgagagcgttgGGGTCTTTAGTCATCACTGGTGCCtctgatcgccgaaagacgatgaggactttaaaactttaactactgCCGCCGATCGCCAAAAAGCGATGGggattttaaaactttaaactgatgccgccaatcgccaaaaaacgatggggattttaaaacttttaactgatgccgccaatcgccgaaaaacgacggggactttaaaacttttaactagaaagcatgcagcataactttGTCGTTGCCTTAGATCACGTTCGAGTGATAAGGCTTCTTTAAGACTTTCTGGataggcaagtcggtcatcaccagcaccgtaaaactgtgaaaatagtggcgcaacctcctcgccgagaatacgaccgccagtgcagctttctccaaggcttTATACCTTACTTCTGGGCCTTGtaacaccttgctaacgaagtattcttttttctactcctttctaacactttgaatatcacaaatccagaatttcagaattttccagtgagtcaatcaattgcaataaggaaaacagtaagcactctttttcagaaacagaggaatcctaataggaataaaaaacagaattatgaactagcaaatacataatggaaaatgatgtattgaaacttgtataggtctagaatacaagtatgaacttaattctaaaaagaaaatgcacaaaggatcaacatcaattcagaaaattatatgacactaaagcaagaaacaatcaaaaacaataaaagtactactagaagtaatgacaattatggaataacatgactaagacaaaacttgacatgattaaaaaattaaaagacatatgacaaaaaataataacaagtgaaaggaagcttaaggtaaactctaggaaggagaatgccattccaaaagagcaaccatactcatatgaataatgagtgccataaaccttttcacaagcacttggtgtaacaaaagaaaaacagcaagaaaactcaactAATACCTCAaatagaaacttaaattgcaagaaaattaaagagctcttgaaattaaagtgcacacaattcaacaattaaacaagaagaacctaagactcatgataccacatgatgtgattccactagccatatagagaatgattcttgacattcttaggaatcaccttgagctggacattattgaggcacttttcttagagttggatcattgttctaagacaagaactcaccaaaaactattaccaaatcccaaactcatttggatgttccacatattgtcaaattgaaccaaaagagatggaggaaaggcaaaaacactaattaacaaaacaaaacagtaaggtaccgaatcaaattgctggaattgaagaagaaaagatgaaaaatagccaagaacacaaatgaaccatagctacatGTACCGTCCTGTATCCGGgtgttgactaagtcaaggtcaaagtcaactgcTGGAGAgacaaagtcaacacaaggcgtcgcctgggtggagagacgccaagaagaagcgtcgccaaggcaaggcgtcgcctaggtgaaggcgtcgccagatcaaacagtgctaaagtaaggcagtcacggtgtggttccccgatacccatgggtaggaaagaccatggagggagcgacgccgtgggaaggcctcaggtcccaatagcacggggcagcgataaagagaaggaaaaggtggcttcaaggccatagtaatagtaccagtgaagggcagcctgactcgtgaagtgctcctgccgccccagagacgcccgtggggcagatacgactcaagaggaaagtcacgcccagggcagccgggtgcagagtaaaaaaggaaggcagatacgctctcaaagtaagtgactagatacttgggggcatgagttggcacccaaaaagtcacccctagcgcagtagcactctcagcaggaggactcacacgtagaaacgtccctagatgggcagaaacgcccccagatggggtcacggcgtcgtgaggccctccacgtgtacaacagccatgtcagaatggaaacaccctttagtcaggtgccaggtaattaagagtcattcaatacagtttccctttcgagcattcaggtactataatggctcccgagcgtttcaacgtcttaaatgcgctacgttttctaattaaacgctttaatgagtgcgttacatttgtgattaaaagcgctttaaggcgctttaaatgcttgggtagtttaaatagcgcggagaatgttggaaaaagggttggaactttcggcaaatttaccagagaactctctagttgcttgctcgtgcttcaaggttacgtacaagagactggggaatatttttgcctgaaagagataacacacacatatacattgttcttttaccaccttcagagtgccatacgcggtgctcagacacgtaggtggacagtttttggtgtttcttgctggctgacttgagcgtcggagtgcacacggccgctagggcgcctctttgtcctcttttttgcaggaatccacagataaccagtgggaaggagtccctagctgacggttgaggtcgcgcacgaagacgtcccggtcaaccggacggaacactaCACAataacaagctgaaattgccgatccaaaacaactaggaaacaagctaagacaaggaaattaacaagagaagaaaggaaggagaaagagagtgctcatgaagatggatgaatgatgaatgatctcgccactagaagtgtggttgctcctagatgagagtgttgccgccacttgaggacaccatggatccttcaagataagactagagaagaaggctcaaaagctctccaatgctcactccaattttgagtatagtttctttagataaattcaaatatgaaaaatacaaggagagcacctctatttatagcctaaggtgctgaaaaacaaacctaagagaattcaaaattccctcctaaacttcttcaaaaccggcgcctaaacctgtgcatgaggaaggtgtgacctcttccttcactttggcacctcctattctactcctacacctatctactaatataccccccctcctaaagctcctaactaaggcctaaaagatgctttaacaaaagaggtttctaatgtttccctctaagcaccttcaactaaagcaattacaaaaagagaaaataaatgtcccttAGCTCCTAAacctttgaacatgcttcttgtaatcctttgaggtgggctttgacctccatgggcgtcctccatttgtgcctctacctcttcttgatcttgttgattggcctccatgtccttttgagcttgatctccatcaagataggtttctgagcctgatcttgatcttgggcgagcaccgcactcaccgccctctcagttacagcaaaatacaacttgagaggggttcccaccaaaggtttgcacaaaaccggcggctcgccaggtactctttaagcttcacgaaagcttctttgcattccttcgaccagacaaacttattgtttcaccttaagcattggaaatacggatggcctttctctccactagctgacacgaaacgagatagggcggccatccgacctgtaagctgctgcacctccttcacggtagccgggcttctcatcgccaagatggcagcacacttattaggatttgcttcaattcccctttcagttaagaggaaacccaagaacttccccgcctccacACCAAAAATGCACTTTTCGAAATTCAGCTTCaatttgaacttggcgatcgtggtgAACAGCTCCTCCAGATCTGAGATGTGTTTGCTTTTTTCTAACgaagtcacgaccatatcatctacgtacgcttgcacattccttcccagcatcggtgcaagtaccttatccatcaacctttggtacgtggcccccgcattgttcagcccgaagggcatcaccttgtagcagtagcacgatctctcagtcatgaaggcggtcttctcttcatccatgggatgcatctttatctggttgtaccctgagaaggcatccagaaagctcagcaacttgcaccttGCTAcgctgtcgaccagggcatctatgcttggcaaagggtatgaatcctttgggcaagccttgtttaggTCCGTGAAGTCGACGCCCATGCGCtacttcccgttgctcttctttaccagcacgacattagctaaccactcagggtactggacctccctgatatggcccgCGGCGATGAGCTTTtgcgtttcatccctaatcgcctgtctcctctcctcattaaactttcttcttctctatcGCACTGGCCTGACCTGTGTATCCATTGctaggtggtgacacaggaaatcggggtcgattcccggcatgtctgaagcagaccatgcaaaagcatccagatgtcgttctatcaccttggcgatctggtcttgtagctcaccttccaaagatcttcccaacttgaagaccttgcccccgatctccctctcgagccagtcctcgacgggtttgggcctggtttcactggcgatcaccgccctggcgattcccgactCCTTAGCCtcctctgggcggtttctcGCTTCTTCTTCCCGACCGGCGTTCTTTCCCTCAACCTCAGCGTCTACCATGATGACATCGCCCCCGGCGGTCACTTCCATCAtcgcatcaacaactcgcccttctgttggcctgggctccacaccgggaggcggcgtcgtggtgatgtagctcaccgacctcttattcttgaggctattctcgtagcacttctttgcctccttttggtcagatcttatggtgatcaccaccccctccattgatggcaacttaaccttcatgtgcctagttgagggcacaactcctattctgttgaggatcggccttcccaacagaatgttatacgccgagggggcattcacgacgaggtacttgatcttctccgtcctcgaggccgcctcgtctgtgaacgtagttctcaagtcaatgtaccccctgacctccacctggtcgccagcgaacccatataagcatcctcctaagggccttaactggtcaaggggtagttgcagcTTGGTGAAAatcggccagaacatgacgtctgccgagcttccttgatccaccagtacccggtggaccttccttcccgccgtgaccaGCGAGACAACTATgagatcgttgtcatgaggtacAACATCCCTGAGATCCTCTTtcgtgaacgtaatgtccacatctggcgagtgatcttcgaacacatctactgccatcacagaccttgcatatttcttcctctgtgatgcagtgcatccaccacctgagaaacctctagcgatggtgtggatctcgccgtgagtGGGCATTTCATGCTGCTGACCCTCACTactcgccggctgggagcttGACGCTTGCCCCATCCTCTTGTCTAGCAGGTAGTCATTCAAGAAGCCACTTTTGACCAAGTCATCGAGTTGGTATCCTAGGGCCAAGCACGAGTCAAGAGAGTGACCAAAACtttggtggaattcgcaccatgcattcggttttggtcctaacaccttgtcaccAACTTTCTCCGGCGCCTTAAGCTTGGccgctatgttgggaatggcgatcatgtccgccaaccccatgacgaACTTGTACCTGGGTGGGCGATTGAACTCCctagggcgccctgggccccttcccttgtttttctttggatcgtaaggatggcgagtcctttgatccttcttaGCCGTcgccgtctccagcaccctctgcgacTGAATTCTAGTCTGGGCCCGTGGCCTAgcaggagccacgctccctctcttttcggcgacctcactctcgtcggcgatgtgggccacaacAAGTCGCcgaacttcagcaaacgtggcggggtggcccCTAATTAGCACCTCGCAGAAAGGTCCAGGCAgtacgccctttttgaaggcgtataccaacatctcctcgtctttggcaggcgagcggaccatctgcgccccgaaacgattcaaatagtccttgagggactctccctgataccgcctcacgtcaaacaggtcataagacaccctagggtACTGCCTCAgtgaccttgctgagctcctcatttctggcctgagaggcgaccaggtcttcgtgCATCTTCGCTTGCTCTACACGCGACGCCTCCACATTTGCTTGCaacgcacgcatgatctccatcatttgcgccatggtcatggtgCCTTCTCCAGCGGTTGccacaacgggacttgaacgcGTACTCcgcatctttctcatgaaatatCAACAGATCAAACTTCAGCAACCAAAACCTTCACCAGCggaacgatcgatccagcaatcaatcggtcaaaacctcttaaactccaaagaacttccAAGAATGCAACCACAACATCACGAAATTGATTCGGATGcaaaaacctccacagaaactcgCAATCTCACCACGAACCTACCGCTTCTCCACCAAAACTCCCGATTCACCGATCAGAAACTCGAACGAATGGTAAAAACTTCGATTTACCGATTGAAACTCGCACAAACGGTAAGAAACTTTAATTTACCGAACGGAAACTCGAACAaacggtggaaaacttcaaactaccgatcgaaaactcaaacaaacggtgaaaaacgccgaaaatggttgcaccagcacacaaccacacaagaaccgcagaaacttcaagaaactcacgctgtggatgggaaacacgttttacacggccccacggtgggcgcctgatgatcctgccggttgacctgagtgcaagagtcttgccacgtcaaaggtttcTCCCTCtagatcagcttcgcaccacgttagccttTGTCCTTCACGCCtcaattcctcgcaagaacctgaagaaaacagaGTGGCACCGCTGcagccgatcgcgctccgacgctcaagtcagtgacggaatcaccaaaaactaagagagaaaatCTAAACTCAAGGAACTGTGTGCAGTGAATATCAATGTCCTCGAGAGTATTCTCAAAGCGTACTGAAATGTTCTCAGAAAACGTACCTCaaagtctgttaagagt encodes:
- the LOC137805495 gene encoding uncharacterized protein; protein product: MAEDLPLLVSRAVKDSLKKLQEENSALKESNLMIRAEVEKLTCNLLMTELEHSRLEDAMDAELRSTRKEASDLRQKLHLQLQEKIDLERKLVPYRLKVADLEAAKKAEASRMENLEKRSANREILLGKVEKERDNARAELAEARGEVKKIAAELAQARDEGKKAAEELARAREETEELKKQTHELEQSTAQVLTVGFDAALEQVACQYPELDLSMVSISNEVVDGKIVPSKD